Sequence from the Colletotrichum higginsianum IMI 349063 chromosome 6, whole genome shotgun sequence genome:
CACCTCGTTGGCCTTTGTTGACGACCGCGGCTCGTGATTGGGTTCTCACGTCCCCAGTATACGGCGATTGAGGGGCGCAGGTGGGATGTACGTTGAGTCATGCTGAGGAACGGATATTTGCTGTTGTAGCACCGTTGGGTTCTGCCGGTTGGACATTGGATCGACGCCAATGGTATAACTGGGGGAGTTCCCAACCAACGATGAAGTTTCGAGAGCAAGGTGTCTCCTTCCGGCGATGAAAATGAGTGTTGCTGCTAACCTGGCGAAGAAACAAAATCAGGGTCCTGCATAAGCAATTATCAGGTCCTGGTGTAAGAAGACCCCTCAGTACCCGGCTCCCCAATCCAATGGAGCCGGCGAACTGGTACCTGCCTACCCCACCAATAACACTGCCGAGGACTAAGGTGACTACGCAATAGGGCGACAGGCGACGGGTGCCACTGGAGGTATGTGCGTCGGCCGTTGCCGGGCTCTTGATAGGACGGCAGGAGCTCAGGGAAGCCCGCTCCCCCGCTTCCCACTGCAAGCTGAGCCATCCTCCATCGTACTATCTACCTACGTACAAAGCCCGCCCGTTGCTGCTGAAAACAAGCGCTGGGTGGGTGATACGAGGGAAGGCGAGGGTAGGAGTAATGTGGGAGGGAAactttcttttctcccttcccttttGTCTTCCATTCCataacaacaacaaagcATTTCTTCGCCCTTCGGGACCACCGCCTTTTCCCCGTTGTTTCTCGTCTCGATCTCTATCCGCATCCGGCGCCTGCCTTCACTGCCCGCTTACAACCCACCAAAAATAGCTCCTCCCCCCGGCTGAGGTGAGCGTTGCTTGCTTGCTACGTCATATTGTCAAGGTCGTCCGTCCTGACCGTAAGATCGAAGTTGTCAGCATACAAACTTGACCTCATCCACACGCAATCCCGTCCACTATTTCTCTCCGTCTTCCACCCTCTTCCCCATCGACTATTGACATCCGTATTTGTGTGGACAAACGACCTACCTACCTCAGCAACCATGGAGTCTTTTGGAGCTCTCAAGCGTCGGACGACCGAGATCCTACAATCCCTTCCCCAGAACCTTCCCGCCATGCCGAACATACCCAACGTGAAGAGACCGTCTCTGTCGAGCGGTAAAGGCCCAAAGGCTATGAAGGCCACTTGGGAGCGAATCGACGTCCCGCCCCTCGCCCGTTCCTCCCACACCGTCAGCGTCGTCAACGGTTCTGCCTacgtcttcggcggcgagaTCAACCCTCGGGAGCCCGTCGACAACGATGTCCATGTCATCAGACTGCCTTACAACAGTGCAGGCGCTGATTACTACAAGATCAAGTCCGCCCCGACGAAGCAATACATCCCGCCCGTCGAGAAGAAAACCGACGAGACGGTTGAGGAGCCGGCCGACGCCCCGAACGTCGCGGAAAAGGCCGCGCTGAAGGaacagctcctcgacgaggtttCCCTTGCTTCACCGGGCGTCGCaggagacgacgaagatTTGTCCGCCGAGACCGGCGCGGGAAGCACATCCTCGGATCCTGTCTTGGACAAAGGCAAAGGCCCGGCTCTTGCCGAAACTCCCTCTCTTGGTGATGTACCGTCTCCCCGTGTCGGCCATGCCACCGCCGTCATTGGGAGTCGTATCTTCCTCTATGGAGGTCGCGGAGGACCGGACATGAAACCCCTTGAAGAGGGTGGTCGCGTCTGGGTCTTTGACACCCGTATCAATACTTGGTCCTTCCTCGATCCTGTGCCACCCGCTCCCGGAGTGACCATCTTGCCGATGCCCTCGGCGCGCAGCTACCACTCAGCCGCCGCGACTGATCGTCCTCGCGACTTTGTTCCCAAGCATGCGCGTGGCAAGCAAACCTGGAGGGCCTGGGCCCAAGGCGACAGCGCCGAGGTGGGTATTCCTCAAGCTCCCATTGTTGGCCACGCTGCCGTCAATGCCAcggacgaagaggatgatggcTATGGCACTTTCTTCGTGCATGCCGGTTGCCTGGCGAGCGGCGAGCGCACTAATGACCTTTGGGCCTTCGACGTGCGGTCCCGAGTGTGGAGCCAGCTGCCTTCGGCGCCCGGACCGGCGcgtggcggcgccgccatcacaGTCAGCAAGAGCCGGCTATTTCGCTTCGGCGGCTTTGATGGCAAAACTGAGATTGGCGGACAGCTTGATTTCATCCACCTTGAGATGGACACCTTCGACGACGGTGTTTCCAAGGGTGAAATCGCAGTCCACGGCCGTGGCGGTTGGCAGAGCATTGTCCAGGGTGCCAACTCTGGCGAGCAGGAAATCCACCTCATTCCGGGTCAGACGTGGCCCGGAAACAGAAGTGTGGCGggtctcgaggccgtcaccgTTGGTGCCGGACGCGAGTACTTGTTGCTCATCATGGGTGAGCGCGAACCCAGCTCGAATGGTCactccggcgccggcgccatgtGGGACGATGTCTGGGCTTTCCAGGTACCGCCTATTGGCATGACCGCTGCTAGCGTGCGGGATGCTATGTTGCAGGCCATTGGTCGGCCGACGGGTGAGGGCAAGTGGACAAAACTCGTGACGGAGCCGTATGATGATGACAACGATGATGGTGAGCCAGCGCCGCGCGGTTGGTTTGCAACAGCACCAATGGGGGATGTGGAGGAGGCTGGTGTTGTTGTCTGGGGAGGACTGAGCTCTGAGAACAAGAGACTGAAGGACGGTTGGATTTTGAGGATCCCCGAGTAAGACACTCTCTGGAAACCCGACTCTGCTTGACGCATTTTTGCTTCCGATCCCCCCTCCCATTCAAACACCACATATTTGAGCGCATAGCAAAACCATCACCTTTAAACCAAAGAAACACAAGCAAGTACCCTCGGTCGGGCACAGGAGTTTCAGGAGAGTCCCGTGTATCTCTAAAGCGTTTCTCCCATGCATTTCGAATACAGCACATTGTGTTTTATATACAAGCCCGACCATGCTCCGGCTCTATTCCGTCCGCTCGGCCCATTCGTGGGGGTGTCCCCTTCGACTTTCGCGCACGCGCTAAAAACTCTCCTCAACCTCTTCGCTCGCTCTCCTGGTCCCGGTTTTGTCTTACAAATCGCTCCTCGTCACCTCGGGGCCCCACGGCTCGGAGGTGAGGTTTGTCAGGCCTTTGCTGTTTTCGCAGGTTTGGCGGCCGCTGTTGATAGGGCCGGGCTTGGGAACctgggcagcggcggcgccaccggTGGCGGTCGCAGTGGCCTTGAGGGCGTCAAGCAGCTGGACAGTGGTCTCGGGGGTAAGGTCCTCGTAGTAGTCGTCGTTGATCTGGACCATGGGAGCGTTGACGCAAGCGCCGAGGCACTCAACTTCGAGGAGAGTGAAGAGGCCGTCCTTGGTGGTCTCGCCCTGCTTGATACCGAggtggtcgatgatggccttgacAATCACGTCGGAGCCGACACCACCAAGCTGGCATGGAGTCTGCGGGTTACTTGTCAGCAAACAATCCGTTCACTCAGAATGGCACCAGCCCCCGTAGCCCTGGCACGGCAATGGCGCCGAACAGAAACGGCTCCCAGTCTCTGGCCCGGCCACGGGAAACTCGGAGAATAGAGGGTTTGAGAGATGGTACGTATTTCG
This genomic interval carries:
- a CDS encoding Kelch domain-containing protein; its protein translation is MESFGALKRRTTEILQSLPQNLPAMPNIPNVKRPSLSSGKGPKAMKATWERIDVPPLARSSHTVSVVNGSAYVFGGEINPREPVDNDVHVIRLPYNSAGADYYKIKSAPTKQYIPPVEKKTDETVEEPADAPNVAEKAALKEQLLDEVSLASPGVAGDDEDLSAETGAGSTSSDPVLDKGKGPALAETPSLGDVPSPRVGHATAVIGSRIFLYGGRGGPDMKPLEEGGRVWVFDTRINTWSFLDPVPPAPGVTILPMPSARSYHSAAATDRPRDFVPKHARGKQTWRAWAQGDSAEVGIPQAPIVGHAAVNATDEEDDGYGTFFVHAGCLASGERTNDLWAFDVRSRVWSQLPSAPGPARGGAAITVSKSRLFRFGGFDGKTEIGGQLDFIHLEMDTFDDGVSKGEIAVHGRGGWQSIVQGANSGEQEIHLIPGQTWPGNRSVAGLEAVTVGAGREYLLLIMGEREPSSNGHSGAGAMWDDVWAFQVPPIGMTAASVRDAMLQAIGRPTGEGKWTKLVTEPYDDDNDDGEPAPRGWFATAPMGDVEEAGVVVWGGLSSENKRLKDGWILRIPE